The following is a genomic window from Parabacteroides johnsonii DSM 18315.
AAACAAAAAGAACCGTTTTTCTCAAAACAGTTCTTCTTTTGTTGCAAGGAAAACCAATAAAAATCCCCGCTGTTGTTATTTACTTTAAAATAAACATTACATTGACATTCTATCGATAAGGTTCCGGTCGACGATTATACCTAATCATGATACATAATTGACAGAAGCAAAGGTATGAGCGGACAATCATTAACACAATACCTACAAATATGTATATTTGTCTTTACCCTCCCTAATTATAGGGATTTCATGATATTTTTCTTGTAAAAATGCACACAATACCTACAAATAGGTAACATCGACACCTTTTTACCTACTAATTGCGATTGCACACCGTTCGTAGCCCCTCTAATTTTGCCAAAAATTAAAAAACGCAATGAAAAGGTTAACTAATTTATTAGCAATCACTCTACTAACCTCTTGTGCAACGGCTTTTGCACAGGAACAAGAAGAAACAACGACAGGAAAATCCGCAGTGGAACAATCCGCAGATATTTATGCCTCCGGATATAACAAATTCCGCTTCGGCGGATATGGGGAAATCCTCGCGAACTTTATGGACTACGGCATCAACCGCTTCCGGGGTACGGACAACGGAAGCAAGAAAGACCATCGCAATTCGATCTCCATTCCTCGTTTTGTCCTGGCTTTCGATTACAAATTCAATTCCCAATGGATATTAGGAGCAGAAATAGAATTTGAGGCAGGAGGTACGGGAAGTGCCTATGAGATAGAGAACACAGAAAACGGAGAATATGAAATGGAGGTGGAAAAAGGCGGTGAAGTCGCTTTGGAACAATTCCACATCACACGTCTTGTCCACCCGGCCTTCAATGTCCGCGCCGGCCACCTGATCGTCCCGGTCGGCTTGACCAACGAGCAGCACGAGCCGATCAACTTCTTCGGGACTTCCCGTCCGGAAGGCGAAACGACTCTCCTTCCTTCCACCTGGCATGAAAACGGTATCGAAGTGTTCGGTACGTTCGGCCGAGGCTACACACGTTTCAACTATCAGGCTTTGGTCGTTGCCGGATTGAACGCCAACGGTTTCGACCGTAATACATGGGTTGCCGGCGGCAAGCAGGGACTGTTCGAAACAGACAACTTCACCTCGCCGGGCTACGTGGCCCGCCTGAACTATTTAGGGGTACCGGGATTGAAAATAGGCGGTTCCTTCTACTATTGCCACAACACAGGAGCCAATTCCGACAAACCGGAGACCTACGTCAAATATGGGAACATACCTTTGCGCATCTATACGGCCGACCTGCAATATAAAAACAAATATGTCACCGCACGTGCCAACATGATATACGGTAATCTGAGTAAAGCCGACGACCTCAGCAACGTCAACAACCACCAGAGTGGCGGTTCTCCTTACACACAGACAACCCCGATCGCCAAACGTGCAGTCAGCTACGGCGGTGAAGTGGGCTTCAACCTGCGTGCGGTTTGCAAAGACAACAGGAATGTGCCTGTAATCTATCCGTTCGTTCGCCACGAATACTACAACCCGCAGGAGAAAGGCGAAGGCAAACACACGATGGACTTACGCAACAAAGTAAGTATGTGGACAGCCGGCGCCAACTGGTACGCTCTACCTAACCTTGTCGTAAAAGCGGACTACACGACACGCAAAATCGGAGGCGGTAAATATAACAGTGAAAACGAATTCAGCCTGGCTATCGCCTACATCGGCTGGTTCCTCAGCAAATAAAAACAACATAAACAATTTAATAACTTATCAATAAAATGAAAAAGAAAAATTATTTCTATCTGGCAGCCTTATCGCTCGCCATGACATTCTCGATGGGAGCATGTAGCGACAACGACGATCCCACGCCTGATGGTGGCGGAAAAGATCCGGTCAGCCTGGACTACAGTTCCGAAAACGCCGTTGCATGGGGTAACTATATGTACAACGTGGCAATGTTGCTGAACAACGATGCGACCACGCTCTACAATTCCTGGGTAACGGATTATGTCGACGAGCAAGGTTCACACGGTCCATACGCCACGATCTTCAAAGATCAGACTGCCGGCGCTTACCAAAGCCCTCTTTCGTGTATCGAGGAAATGATCGAAAGCGGTATGTGGAACATCGCCAACGAAGTCGGTGATGCCAAGATCAAAGACCCGTATACCAAATATACCAGCGGTGACAAGGAAGGCGGTCTTTATGCCGTCGAATCATGGTATAGCTGGCACTCGCGAGACGACTATACGAACAATATTTTCTCCATCCGTAACACCTACTACGGCCGTATCGACGACAACGACGTGTCCAAAGTAGACGGAAACCTGAGCGCCTTCAACTCTTACAAGGATTTCGACGATGAAGGGGATATCGCAGAGCACTCGCTTTCTAAACTGATCGCTTCTACCAATCCGGATCTCGACGAAGAAATCAAAACACTGATTTTCGCTTCTGCAAAGGCGATTCAGGCTATTCCGCAACCGTTCCGCAACAACATCGACAGCGAAGAGGCTGTTGCTGCAATGAACACCTGCATGGAACTGGCCAACCTGCTGTTGAACGAAGTAAAGCCGTATGTAAACCAGACTTTCGGCGACCCTGAATACGACGATGATTTGGATGCGATAGCCGAACAGTTTGTCGATGCAGTCGTTCTTCCGACTTATAAAGACTTGCAGGAAAAGAACAAGCTTTTGCTGGATGCGGTAAACCAGTTCAGACAGAACCCGAGCAACGACAACTTCGAAAAGGCCTGCAACTTATGGATTACGGCCCGCGAACCGTGGGAAAAGAGCGAAGCTTTCCTTATCGGCCCGGTTGCCAACTTAGGCTTGGACCCGAACATGGACAGCTGGCCTCTGGACCAGAACGGTATCGTACAGGTATTGAATTCCCAGAACTGGGATGATCTGGAATGGAGCGGAAACTTCGACGAAGAAGACGAAGCCATCGGAGCTGCACAGAGCGTACGTGGTTACCATACATTGGAATATCTCCTGTTCAAAGACGGACAACCCCGTACTGTCGACGGAGCAAAATAAACATGCCTCTGAGACTACAAACTTGATAATAGATCATGACAAACCTTGAAGCAGCAGACAAATGCCCGCTGTTTCAGGGTTTCAGAGTTATTACACAATGTGACTCGCGTTATTCGGAAACAAATTCAGAAAACCAATAAAATGATATGAA
Proteins encoded in this region:
- a CDS encoding imelysin family protein, which gives rise to MKKKNYFYLAALSLAMTFSMGACSDNDDPTPDGGGKDPVSLDYSSENAVAWGNYMYNVAMLLNNDATTLYNSWVTDYVDEQGSHGPYATIFKDQTAGAYQSPLSCIEEMIESGMWNIANEVGDAKIKDPYTKYTSGDKEGGLYAVESWYSWHSRDDYTNNIFSIRNTYYGRIDDNDVSKVDGNLSAFNSYKDFDDEGDIAEHSLSKLIASTNPDLDEEIKTLIFASAKAIQAIPQPFRNNIDSEEAVAAMNTCMELANLLLNEVKPYVNQTFGDPEYDDDLDAIAEQFVDAVVLPTYKDLQEKNKLLLDAVNQFRQNPSNDNFEKACNLWITAREPWEKSEAFLIGPVANLGLDPNMDSWPLDQNGIVQVLNSQNWDDLEWSGNFDEEDEAIGAAQSVRGYHTLEYLLFKDGQPRTVDGAK